The Cytobacillus oceanisediminis genomic interval TTCATTTTCTTTAGTCCATTTTCATTGGAGTATTTTTCAAGCCACAATAATACTGCCCTTGCAATCCCTTGTCCTCTTGAGTCAGGTGCTACAGATAGTCTTGAAAAATATATTGAATCTTTTTTAATAGTAAATCTCAAGGAACCTTTTGGTTCTCCATTTACGAAACACAATAAGGCTTTTTCTGTGCCGTTCTTAAGTTCATTAACTAAAGTATCTAATGATTCATCTGTTGCACTAGAAGGGACTTCAAGGTATCGATATTCTTCAAACGCCTCTAGCATAAGTTTATGAACTATATGTACTTCCTCCACATTTGCTAGCCTTATTTCTATATTCATATAACTCCCTCCCAAAATACTCCAAGCAACTACATTAACTTAGTCTCTGAGATAAAAATAGCATACAATACATTCAATAAATAGCTTATTGTAAGAAAGTCTAACAAGGGTTATTGTCATAATTCATGCCCCAGTACCCTATTCTAAAACCTTAGTGTTAACAATTTTACGGTGGGTCTTATAGTATTCCGTTATATTTCTTATTGAACAAACCTGCCCCGTTTGTTGAATAAGGAATTCAGTAAAAAAGGTGCCTCAATCCTTCTGGGATCAACGCACCCTATATTTGAAAGATACTTTTCATAACAGCAATTACTGGAGGCACTCTATGTGTTTTTATTAATTTTCTTTTTTACTTTTAAATTTAAAACAATTTGATAAAAACCAAATAGTAGCCCTACGGTTATTAAGGATATAAAAGTATACTCACGAGGAATCGTTAAATACACAAGTACCATTAACAGGATGAAAACTAAGTAACCTAAAATAAAGCCTTTATTAAAAGTCATTTTCACGCCTCCTTTATTAAAGGATAACACAAAAAATGGAAATTACGATGCGTTTTTTGTGATGTTCTTTGTTCATCTCCCTC includes:
- a CDS encoding GNAT family N-acetyltransferase — protein: MNIEIRLANVEEVHIVHKLMLEAFEEYRYLEVPSSATDESLDTLVNELKNGTEKALLCFVNGEPKGSLRFTIKKDSIYFSRLSVAPDSRGQGIARAVLLWLEKYSNENGLKKMKCRVRASLSKNISLYENMGYIVTKEEIVTNPNGYPVNTVVMEKNMNKLMTY